The genomic window CTCGCGGGCCCAGGCGCTGCCGCGCGGGCCCTCCGGCGGCGCCGTCGACAGCAGCAGTCCCACATGGCGGTCAAGTACCTCCTCGCCCGCGTATCCGAGCAGCCGCTGCGCGCCGGAGGACCAGCCGACGACCGTGCCGGCGTCGTCCACCAGGGCGGTGGCAGCCGGCGGCGGATGCGCCTGTGACCTGCCGTTCCCGGTGATCGCGTTGCCGTTCGCCGCGTGGCGGGACATACAGGGGCAGCCCTTCCCGGTCGGTGCAATATGGCCGATTATCTGTCGATAAATCCATATGGAATCGAGTGTAGAGGAGGCCGCGACCACGCACCGGGGGCCCCACCGGGCCTTACACCGGCACCGGCGGGTCCGGGTGGTGGGCCGGGAGCGCCCGCGGCTGGGGGGCGAGCAGCAGCAGGACGACGTCGTCGGACAGCGAGCCGCCGGCGTGCCGGAGCAGGTCGGCGTAGACCCGCTCCACGGCGGCGTCCAGGTCCCGGCTGGCACCGGCCACCAGCGGGCCCACCCGCTCGGTCAGCGGGTAGAAGGTGTTGTCCTGCGGGCTGCGCGCCTCGATCACCCCGTCGGTGCACACCACCAGCACGTCCCCGGGGGACAGCGGTACCCGCCACGCGACGGGCCCGCCGCTGACCAGGTCGGCCAGCCCGAGCGGGACCCACGGCTCGGGCGGGTAGAGGGTGTCGACCGTGCCGTCCCTGGCGACCCGCAGCGGCGCGACATGGCCGTAGTGCAGCAGTTCCACGCTGCCGGGCCGGTCGAACTGCGCGAAGAGCGCGGTGATGAAGTCCCCGGTGGTCACGTGCCGCCCGACGCTGGTGTCGACCCGCCGGGCGACCGAGTCGAGCCCGCCCTCGTCGAACGCCGCCTCGCGGAAGGCACCGAGCACCACCGCCGAGGTCTGCACCGCGGCCAGCCCCTTGCCGCGGACATCGCCGATGAGCGCCCTTACGCCGTGCGGGGTGTCGATCACCGCGTAGAGGTCGCCGCCGATCTGTGCCGCGTCGGCGGCGGAGACGTAGCGCACCGCGAGCCGGACCTCGCCGACCAGCGGTTCCGGCGGGCGCATCAGGGCGTGCTGGGCCGCCTCGGCGACCGAGGCGATGGCGGTGAAGGCCTTGGCCCCGGTCTCCCGGCGCCAGGCGATGTAGACGCTGAAGGCGGTGACCAGGCCGTAGGCGAAGGCCTGCCCGAAGAAGACGTCGTGGTCGGGGATGTCGACGATGCCGTCGTAGGGCGCCAGGCCGGCCTGGACGAACAGGCCGAGCACCCCGATGAAGAGCGTCTTGCGCCAGGTGACGGTGATCGCGGCCAGCGGCGGCGCCACCACGATGCCGGGCGTGAGGAAGTGGTCCCGGCCCGCGATGAGGTCCGCGACGATCACCAGCGCGATGGACGCCAGCGGCAGTGACAGGCCCAGACGCGCCAGATACTCGCCCTCCACCCGCTGGAGGGCCCTGGTCAGCCAGACAATCTTCACATGGTGAACCTATCCGCCCGCACCCGTGGCGTCAGCCGCTCGCCGGCGTGATCGATATCGCCCGCACCGGTCACCGTGGTGACGCCGGCGGTGTTCCTGCCGGGTACCCGCGGTGCTGTGGCGGTGTGTTGCGCCGGGTGAATGTTCTGCGACAGACGGGGGCCGCGGGGTGGCTGGGACGGCCAGGTC from Streptomyces sp. NBC_01198 includes these protein-coding regions:
- a CDS encoding PP2C family protein-serine/threonine phosphatase produces the protein MKIVWLTRALQRVEGEYLARLGLSLPLASIALVIVADLIAGRDHFLTPGIVVAPPLAAITVTWRKTLFIGVLGLFVQAGLAPYDGIVDIPDHDVFFGQAFAYGLVTAFSVYIAWRRETGAKAFTAIASVAEAAQHALMRPPEPLVGEVRLAVRYVSAADAAQIGGDLYAVIDTPHGVRALIGDVRGKGLAAVQTSAVVLGAFREAAFDEGGLDSVARRVDTSVGRHVTTGDFITALFAQFDRPGSVELLHYGHVAPLRVARDGTVDTLYPPEPWVPLGLADLVSGGPVAWRVPLSPGDVLVVCTDGVIEARSPQDNTFYPLTERVGPLVAGASRDLDAAVERVYADLLRHAGGSLSDDVVLLLLAPQPRALPAHHPDPPVPV